TGGAATAACATAAATTTTTCATTTTGATGCACCCTGTCTGTAGTCTAATTTCATCGTATTGCATTCCATATACCTTTCCATTTCTTCCTGCTGTCTTACGCTTTGTGGAAACTCTTTCAGGAGGATGAGGACAAAGTGAGCGAATTTGAAGTTTGGCAAGGTCTTGCTAACTTGTACTCTAGTCTTTCCTACTGGAGAGATGCGGAGATTTGCTTACAGAAGGCTAAAGCCCTGAAAACATACTCTGCGACAACCCTTCATGCAGAAGGTGAGAGACTTTGGTCACAATTCGTGTTTCACGAATCATTTCTATGCCTCTGGCTATTGGGGATGTATGAAATTTGAAATACCTCGTACATGTCTTCCTGTTTTTATTTGTACTCATAAATGGATATGAAATAATAATTGATTCACTATATGTTATGTCCAATGTATTTTGAAATTTAATATTCATTTAAGCAAGATATTCTTAAGTCTGGGAAGTTAAAAATATCCCATGTTTGATTCGTCATATATCTGACACCATGATTTCTTGACTTGGCAGGTAACATACATGAGGTGCGTGAGAAGATACAGGACGCATTGGCTGCATACTTCAACGCCCTCTCAACAGAGATAGAGCATGTCCCATCCAAGGTTTCCATCGGCGCCCTCCTAGCTAAAAAAGGGCCCAAGTATCTCCCTGTGGCGAGATGTTTTCTCTCGGATGCCCTAAGACTAGAGCCCACCAACCGAATGGCCTGGTTCTACCTGGGGAAGGTCCACAAGCACGATGGCAGGCTAGTTGATGCCGCCGATTGCTTCCAGGCAGCATCGATGCTCGAGGACTCGGACCCTGTAGAAAGTTTCAGGTCACTCTGATGGGTCATCTACAGCAAGATGAGGTTTCCTTTTTTGCCGGCTAATTTTTCCTGCTTTGACTTTTTCTTTCTCGGTACATAGCTGGGCAGAAACCGGATGCCAGCTATCTGTAACTTGTATCTGTAGTTGCCGGTGTGTTTGTCGGGGACTGACAAATGCTGTAATTGGCTGCTAACTGGTACTATATACAAATTGCTTTGCCTGATGGCTACATCAGGCTGGCACTGCGGCACTGGAAACAAACCATGTGATGATATGACCCATCGCTACAAATATCACATAATATGATTATAACGAGTCGTCAGCTAACTTCAAAACAATATTGCTGATATTACAGTATCTATAATTCTATTTTCTATTTTGTTCTTTCCTGAGGTCGCCTGACTTGACCTGACGGTAGCCATTCTTTTCAAATAACTTTTTGATGTTGGTTCTTATGTCAAGATCAACACTAGTGTGGAGCTTTTGACATTAACCAAAAAAGGTTCGGGCCAAATTGATGGTGTTCTTTTGACGGAATAGAACATGAGATGCTTGTGTGGTCTGAAGCGCTGCAATCTTTTCCGGCGGAGCTCGTGGGTACATGGTACAGAGCGCTGGGGACCTCCAGAAGGCAGAACAGAAGCTGACTGAACTACCGAAGAGCCTGGACCAGCTCTTAAGCTTCCTGAACATATCAGGTCCAGGCTCCATGTAGCTCCATGGAGGTTATTGCCGCAGTGATTTGAAAATGGAGCTACATAGAGGTAACGTtaatattgttttttttactacACTTCCATTTTCTATGGTTATTCTCCGACCACGAAAACATTCACCAGTTGCGTAGGAATGTTTTGAATTTCGCATGGTTTGCCTTCCTGATTTCTGCGAAGAAGAGTTTTGCAAtgtacccaaaaaaaaaaagttactgaTTCAGATTTATGAAAGACAGACATCAACTGAGGACCATAAAACGTTATTTACATCAATTAAATATTAGCTTATTTCCATGCTCCTGCTTCTGCACTTCTTGAACATTACGTAAAGTTTATTAAAAAATTGGGAGCAATGTCATGCCAAGTAGCATATCTGGAGGACTGGACAATGCATACTTCATCTGTAGTATAAcactgataaaaaaaaacagcttTGTACTGTAGCTATTCCcaggagaaaagaaaaataaaacctTGGCAACTGCCAAATGAGATGCTTGCTGTGTACACATACATATACTGCATGCTGAATTCATCTGCTTGTGTGGATCTCCTCTTCAGTCATGCTTTCCTCCACCATATTTTCTTCATCCCATGTTCGGACTAAAAGGGTGGGTCTGTTTGGAAGGAGATCAGCTGTGTTCCTGATAGCTTCCTCCAATGCCTTCACTTCATGAACCGTCGCGCCGCTGCAAATGATCTCGATAATAATATGCTTGAGGGAAGAGAGGTGCTCTATGCCAAAATTGAGACCGCTGCATGCATTGAATGGAACTCGCAGCTTCTCGAGTCTTGGCATGGCTCCCGCTTCAAACATCAGCCCAACCCTGTTCCTCCAGCAGGTGAATTGGAACTCCTTCAGACATATGAACATGCTACTGCTCACAACAAGCCTTTCTTTGGGGTCTGCTGCCTTTGATGTTATCCAGAGGCACATCAACGAAGGTAAGTTTCCAAGGATCTCCAGTGTCTCCTCCTGTACTGGATCAACATTGATGTCTAGGTAGGTAAGGCTGCCAAGTGATGCTATCCAAGCTGGAATTCTAGGGAAGTAGTAGTTAGAGCTCATCTGAAACTTCTGGAGGAGATTAGGGGTAGGGAACCAAGAATCCAACAAGAAATCTATGGAATAACCATAATAACTCTGGATGCATAGAGACCGAAGGTTGAGTCTGCCAAGTTTGCGGAGTGATGATAGCAAGTTATCGACAATAACTTTGCTTTCAGGATTCGCATTGACAATGGACCAGCGAAGTCGAAGAATCCTCAGTTCAGTCAGACAGCCCAGCCCCAGCAAAGAGGACGCCGAGCAGTTTCGGTTGATTTTGATCTCTGAAAGCTCATGGAGAGCACGCAAATTCTCGATTTCTTTAGGTAATTCCAGATCGCAAACACGCAAACATGTTAGATTTTTCAACTGAACAATGCTTTTTGGCAATTTTGTAATTTTTGTCCCTCCTAGATCCAGTGTCCTCAAGTGCTGCAGCTCTCCAAGTTGTTCTGGGAGTGCAGGAATGCTTCTTAGATGGAGTCTCAGGTACTTCAAGTGACAAAGCCTCATTATATGTTCAAAATATTTGTGTTCCATCTCCTCACCATTTTCTATATCGAGTACTCGAAGAACTTGAAACTTCGAAAGAGGAGGCATCTGTTCAGAATATCCAAAGATACTGAGTGATCGACAATGAGAAATGATCGCTGCTGATGGAACCATGGCATGCTCTTGCGAATAATAGTTGAGAGATAGCCTGCGAACCTTACCCTGTAacgatatttttttattttttccacaGATGAAACTGGCAAAGTTTTCTTCAACAGACTTAGATATAAGGAGATCAAGAATCATATCATGGACTCGGCATGAAGCCACTCGACCATCACAATTGATTTTCATTGGTTGAATCATGCTTCTGTTGATAAGATCGTTAAAATTTTTCTCTCCTATTTCCTCCAAATCTTGTTCACCCTCCATATTAATGAATCCTTCAGCGATCCATCTTTTTACAAGTTGATCCCTTTCAATCTCATAATCTTCCGGAAATATACTTAAATAGAGTAAGCACGTCTTCAAATGGTGGGGTAGATCATCATAGCTAAGTGATAATATCCTTCTCATTTCTTCCACATCAGGATCATTTTCCAGTGTTGAACCAATTGAATTATACACCCTAACCCATTCTTCTTTCGTACTGGCCTTGTTAGCCAATAAAGTAGCTATTGTAACAATGGCCAGTGGTGAACCACAGCATTTTTGCAAGATTTCATTGGAAACTTCTTCCAATTGAGGAGGGCATATATCTTTGGAGCCAAAGGTTCGCTTGAAGAATAGATTCTTAGAGTTATCTGTACTGAGAGGCATTATTTCATAGACATAATCGTGGTGAGGAGAGCAACAAGCCTTGGCTATAGAAACAATACGTGTTGTTGTCATAATTCTGCTTCCACAATTGTTCACATACAAAGCACATTTGATGGTCTTCCATGCTTGAGTACTCCATATATCATCAATAACAACGAAGTACCTACCAAGCGCATATAATCTACGAATTAGGAAGAGCTGCAAGAATAATAAAGTGCCATATCTACTGATGTCAAACTATATGGATGTaatcagagaaagaaaggaaaatgccTCTGCACTCAAcgaaaaaatatttacaaagatTCTAAAACAAGTCCAAAGATTGTAAAACAAGCAAGAGCTGACCAGATGATCTTATGTGTTTTTCTCCATTTATGGAGTACGGAAATAACTATCTTCCATAATTGTGTTGTATAAATTCCAAAAAATTGCATGTTTTAGTGTCATAGTTGTAGAAACAACCACATATTTCGGTGAGTAGCAATTAACATGAGGTTGTATGGTCATAAGATATATATATTAGTAAGGATTTGAGGAGGCAAAAACAAGAAGACAACAGATAAAGTCGGCCTGAAGCCACACAACATGTGAGGAAGCGAGTCACATGATTAACAGCTTAGCACATATAACCACATCTTTTTTTGCTACAGAAACAAGTAAAAAAGTATGATCTTACTGTAACTGAGTTAAAATTAAATCAAATATACTTGATGGTAAATTTGAACGCCTTCCAAAATCTGAAGGGATATGTTTCTTGAAGCACAAAGCGCCTTACATTATGTATCTTATTAAACTGAAGCAGTGGAAATGAACATAATGGCTTATCTATATGCAACTAGTATATAAAACTAACCTCCTTAGCTACAAATAGAAACGGATATTGATTTAGAGAGGATCTGTTACTAATAATCAAGTTACCATTTTGAATCCATTGACATACCTCTTGTTCTTTAGAAATTCTCGGATTGCGTTGATGAAGTTTTCCTCGTCCCACATTTCCATGTTTAAATACTCCTGCTGGCTGACTTGAGAGAGTATGTTTCTTAAGATCTTCTTTACATCAGGCTGCTGTGACAGAGAAACAAAAGCTTGACACTGAAACTGGTTTTCCAGTCTACGGTACACTTCATTTGCAAGCGTGGTTTTACCAAGACCCCCAGGACCCACAACAGATATCACCTTGAGCTGCTGTACTGACACCCCCTCCCCGTCCATTAGCAACTTGACAAGCTCATCTCTTGGCCGTTCAATACCGACAAGCACATCTGGCTCAGCATACAGTGAAGGCAAACGAGGATCGATGGCAGCTGTGGTGCTAGACTGAAAGGCACGATCATCAAGCTTGTACCTCATGCGGCGCTTGCTAGCATCTTCAACACGTGCCTTGAGCTCCTGGATTTGGTTGCCGATTTGATGGCGAGCCCTCAGCGCCTTAAGCTGTTGAACCACCCTACGGACAAGGCCTGCAGAATCATCCATGCCATTGTGGCCAATGCGATGTATAAAGTCGTCGATACAATCCTCTATGTCGTAAGACATCTCCTGCACTTGTCTCCTCCACTCCTTGGTCTGCAGATCAAGGTCATGGTCCACCTCTGCCAACCTCTGAAGAAGGGCATTCATGCTGCTCAGCTCATCCTTCATAAAGTTCACCTCCCTCTGCACGCCTGTCAGCTTGGTGTACTCTTCCCCGAGCAGAACCATGAGCTTGCCGATGACCTCGGTCATCACCCCCGTCAAGGCGCTCGCCATCTGTTGGAAGTTTGGTGGGTGTAGCGAAATCCAGAAATACCATAGCAAATCAAAAGTCCATGTTGCAGCATGATAAACAAAGAAAGGTAAAAGGAAGGAGCATGTAATTAGTGTTTGTGTGAGCATAACAAGATACGAAAAAGCGATGGATACGGACCCAGGTAACTTGGTAAAACTTTGAAGCACAACACACAAGTGACAAGTATTACAAAAGCAAATGGCCTGAATACTCAAATAGCGCATGATTTAGCACAAAATTCCTCTCGCACCTCCTGTCAAAATGCAACCTATTCAAGATGCACAAGTGACTCCACAGATCACAATTTCTATGGAACCGGTTACTCTTCAGTGTGCAGGGTCAGTAACCTCACCGTGGACAGGACAGGTCACCTAATAGTACAAGAACGAATGCTACTCAAGCAAGCGCAACCACACCAATTGACGCTGAACACTGATCATATGAAAACTTCACAATACGATACATGCCAAGTTGAATAATATGACCGTACGCAAATAGACAAACAAATGCATCGTTGTTGACTTAATTTAAACAAGAGACCACTACGAGGACCATAGAAATGCACAATGCTAGCAGCTTAGCCCCCATGGATTGTGTAGAAATTAGAGTGCTACCAAATAACATCCTTTTGTTTGGGGGGACACAGAGTGCTAGTATCGAGATGCCATAACAATCCTCTGGAACAACCAAAAGATTTCAAACTGCAGGCACAGAGCTATCTAGCTAGCTATACTTCGCAATCCGAATGAAAGGGAACGGCAACCAACCGATAAGATCGGCGAGGGGCGCCGCGCGGGACGAAGCCAAACCGCCGCCCCGGGGAGCTcagcgcagccgcagccgcagccgcggGAGAGCCGGCGGCCCCGGAGCTGAGAGCGGGAGTCGCCGGACGGTGGGAGGTCGACGGCcggcggatgcggcggcgaCGAGACTGGTGGAGAGGCGGCTTCCAAATTTGCTCGTGGCCCCGTGGTATGGagtatggactatggagaagtgtgtgtgggtgtggcTTGGAAGCGGCGTGACGAGAAaagtcactgccgattttgcTGACTGATCGCAGTGCCAGATGTCAGCTTGGTATTGAGCTGCTCGACCAGTTGGAAAAGTGTCAAACTTCTCCTCCTGACAGGGAGTGTAAAAGGTCATCCACCGTACACATAGTATTAGCAAAATGTGTTAATTGGAGTATATGTCATCGCACACGTGTTATCAGCATGTTCTATCACTAACGGAAAAGTGTGTTTCTCTTAAAGGTCGTGCTTTGAAACGTTAAGCATGCTCGTATTTGAACTTCCATTGCTCGACCTGACCCGGCGTTGCAAAGGTGTTTTAAGGTATTGACACGTTTAAATTTCAAAAGTCAGGAAATGCAGGTCCACGCAAAATATACTAAGATAGTGGTTAGTTTTCCATCATAGAAGCCTCGATAACATCTTAGGACCtcatagggcctgtttgtttcattGGAATCTGCTGGAACTGAAATTAGTTTTCAAGGTCACCATGTTTGGCTCCCTCCGGAATTGGAAACAGTGATTCCTGGTGATTCCATCTTTCCTTCCCCACATTCCGAGCAAAATATCAGGAAAACGATCCCCCCTCCCCNNNNNNNNNNNNNNNNNNNNNNNNNNNNNNNNNNNNNNNNNNNNNNNNNNNNNNNNNNNNNNNNNNNNNNNNNNNNNNNNNNNNNNNNNNNNNNNNNNNNTGTGCCGCCACCCCGACTCGCGCCGCCACTCCGAGCACCGCCTCCTCTCCGGCGCCCCTCTGCCACCCCGAATCCGCGCCGGGCGCCTCCTTCTCCAGCGCCCCTCCGCCAGCCTCTCCTCTGCCGCCCTCTCCGCCGCGAAGACTcgtcttccgccgccgccgcctcctccgcgtaGAAGGCGACATctacctcctccaccgcccctcCTCTGCGAAGAAGACGACGTCTACCTCCtctgccgccccctcctcctcaggCGCCCCCATCTACCTCGCCGACATCTAGGGTTCGTGCAACGTCTCTTCTCCTCTAAAATTCGACAGATCCTCGTTCTCTTTTGAATTCTACATATCATTGCGTCGTTCTCTTCATTAGGTAGTGCATTGTGGGCTTCGAATAGTATCTTGATAATTTAGGGTTAAATAAGTGATTAGCCATAGTGATTGAATGACTAGATCTCCTCCTGTGTTAGAATAGCCAGCTGCTACGCTTTGTTCTCCATGTCTCCCGTACCACTTGCTGGAAAAGATTGGATTGCTCGGCTATTATTGGCAATCGTCGAGCTTAATCCCCAATCATAGGCTGATCATCCCATGACAAATAATTCTGGAACATCATTTCTGCTTTCCTCTAGGATCATGGATGAGAATGAGTAGGTGCAAAACTGTGCAGCAAGTAACATGGCGTCTTCATCTTGGTCCTGCATAAATACAAATGTGTGTGAACTAAAACAAAGCTTACTGACCACTACAGATGCCTTATTTGATCTCTAACAGCTAAAGGTGAAATTATTTGTCTAC
This sequence is a window from Setaria italica strain Yugu1 chromosome III, Setaria_italica_v2.0, whole genome shotgun sequence. Protein-coding genes within it:
- the LOC101761202 gene encoding putative disease resistance RPP13-like protein 3 isoform X2 produces the protein MASALTGVMTEVIGKLMVLLGEEYTKLTGVQREVNFMKDELSSMNALLQRLAEVDHDLDLQTKEWRRQVQEMSYDIEDCIDDFIHRIGHNGMDDSAGLVRRVVQQLKALRARHQIGNQIQELKARVEDASKRRMRYKLDDRAFQSSTTAAIDPRLPSLYAEPDVLVGIERPRDELVKLLMDGEGVSVQQLKVISVVGPGGLGKTTLANEVYRRLENQFQCQAFVSLSQQPDVKKILRNILSQVSQQEYLNMEMWDEENFINAIREFLKNKRYFVVIDDIWSTQAWKTIKCALYVNNCGSRIMTTTRIVSIAKACCSPHHDYVYEIMPLSTDNSKNLFFKRTFGSKDICPPQLEEVSNEILQKCCGSPLAIVTIATLLANKASTKEEWVRVYNSIGSTLENDPDVEEMRRILSLSYDDLPHHLKTCLLYLSIFPEDYEIERDQLVKRWIAEGFINMEGEQDLEEIGEKNFNDLINRSMIQPMKINCDGRVASCRVHDMILDLLISKSVEENFASFICGKNKKISLQGKVRRLSLNYYSQEHAMVPSAAIISHCRSLSIFGYSEQMPPLSKFQVLRVLDIENGEEMEHKYFEHIMRLCHLKYLRLHLRSIPALPEQLGELQHLRTLDLGGTKITKLPKSIVQLKNLTCLRVCDLELPKEIENLRALHELSEIKINRNCSASSLLGLGCLTELRILRLRWSIVNANPESKVIVDNLLSSLRKLGRLNLRSLCIQSYYGYSIDFLLDSWFPTPNLLQKFQMSSNYYFPRIPAWIASLGSLTYLDINVDPVQEETLEILGNLPSLMCLWITSKAADPKERLVVSSSMFICLKEFQFTCWRNRVGLMFEAGAMPRLEKLRVPFNACSGLNFGIEHLSSLKHIIIEIICSGATVHEVKALEEAIRNTADLLPNRPTLLVRTWDEENMVEESMTEEEIHTSR
- the LOC101761202 gene encoding putative disease resistance RPP13-like protein 3 isoform X1, with the translated sequence MRYLSIQAICFCNTCHLCVVLQSFTKLPGSVSIAFSYLVMLTQTLITCSFLLPFFVYHAATWTFDLLWYFWISLHPPNFQQMASALTGVMTEVIGKLMVLLGEEYTKLTGVQREVNFMKDELSSMNALLQRLAEVDHDLDLQTKEWRRQVQEMSYDIEDCIDDFIHRIGHNGMDDSAGLVRRVVQQLKALRARHQIGNQIQELKARVEDASKRRMRYKLDDRAFQSSTTAAIDPRLPSLYAEPDVLVGIERPRDELVKLLMDGEGVSVQQLKVISVVGPGGLGKTTLANEVYRRLENQFQCQAFVSLSQQPDVKKILRNILSQVSQQEYLNMEMWDEENFINAIREFLKNKRYFVVIDDIWSTQAWKTIKCALYVNNCGSRIMTTTRIVSIAKACCSPHHDYVYEIMPLSTDNSKNLFFKRTFGSKDICPPQLEEVSNEILQKCCGSPLAIVTIATLLANKASTKEEWVRVYNSIGSTLENDPDVEEMRRILSLSYDDLPHHLKTCLLYLSIFPEDYEIERDQLVKRWIAEGFINMEGEQDLEEIGEKNFNDLINRSMIQPMKINCDGRVASCRVHDMILDLLISKSVEENFASFICGKNKKISLQGKVRRLSLNYYSQEHAMVPSAAIISHCRSLSIFGYSEQMPPLSKFQVLRVLDIENGEEMEHKYFEHIMRLCHLKYLRLHLRSIPALPEQLGELQHLRTLDLGGTKITKLPKSIVQLKNLTCLRVCDLELPKEIENLRALHELSEIKINRNCSASSLLGLGCLTELRILRLRWSIVNANPESKVIVDNLLSSLRKLGRLNLRSLCIQSYYGYSIDFLLDSWFPTPNLLQKFQMSSNYYFPRIPAWIASLGSLTYLDINVDPVQEETLEILGNLPSLMCLWITSKAADPKERLVVSSSMFICLKEFQFTCWRNRVGLMFEAGAMPRLEKLRVPFNACSGLNFGIEHLSSLKHIIIEIICSGATVHEVKALEEAIRNTADLLPNRPTLLVRTWDEENMVEESMTEEEIHTSR